The sequence GCTGCTGCCCCGGCCCGCTCACCCTCGACACCACCGCTCTGGCGCCAGGCGAGACGACCACACTGACCTTCGAACTCAGCATGCACCCCGGCATGGACGGCCCCCACGACCTCGCCGTCCACGTCCCGATCACCACCGCCGACGGCACCGAGCAGCTCACCGTCGACGTCGTCGGCGACTTCCGCTGACGCCGACCCGCGGCGGACGACAGCCGCAGTCCGCTCAGTGGCGTGGTCACAGACCACGCCCCCTCTACGCTTGCGCGGTGAGATCGCGCCGACGACATCCGCAGGTGCTGGCCGTGGCCTTGGCCGTCGCGATCGCCGCAACGGCATGCGGTGGTGGATCCAAGCCGGCCGCAGACGTCGTCGCCCGCGGTGAGCGCCTGTACGCAACGTCGTGCCTGCAGTGCCACGGGGGCCCCACCGGTGGGGCGATCAGTGACATCCCACCCCGCCACGGCGCGCAGGGCCACACCTGGCACCACGCCGACTGCCTGCTCACCGACATCGTGCTCGACGGGCTCCCCCCGCGACCGGGTGTGCCCGACGAGCAGATCATGCCGGCGTTCCGCGACCAGCTCATCGACGCCGAGGTCGACGCGATCCTAACGTACCTGAAGACCTGGTGGACCGACGAGCAGCGGGAGGCCCAAGCCGAGATGACCGCTGCGGAGTGCGGCGGCAACTGACTGACAACCAACCCCGGCCGGACTCGGCCACGGGCTCCACGCAGCTCGCTCAACAGAACGGCGCTGGCGTCGGGCACGACCGGCCGCTCTTCAAGCGGACGCTTGACGACCGGCGTGGGCTTCCGTGTTGAGGAGACCCCGCCGAGCCATCCGTCACCGATCGCCGCGCGGTCGCACACCGAGCCACGACGTCGGGGTCGACGACGACATGTCGGTAGCCGCGCGGCCGCGATGCGGTGAGGTCGACGCCGACCTCGCGGGTGACTTCGACGGCGAGTGGGTGGACGTCGACAGCGTTCGCTGCCCGCCGACCCCGCAGATCGGCAGGTGCGTTTCATCTACAACGCGGCGGCGAAGGGTCCGCGACACATCGCCCACCCCGCACCGCTGGCACGCGCCATCCGAATCGCCGTCAGGCCGGACGCCCTCTTGACCTTCCACCCCGGTGGAAGGTCTACGGTGAGCGGCATGGCACACCGAACCGTATACGTTGAGAACATCCACTGCGAGGGCTGCTCGACGTCCATCCGGAGGGCCTTGGCGACTCTGGACGGAGTGGAGGACG is a genomic window of Euzebya sp. containing:
- a CDS encoding cytochrome c; this translates as MRSRRRHPQVLAVALAVAIAATACGGGSKPAADVVARGERLYATSCLQCHGGPTGGAISDIPPRHGAQGHTWHHADCLLTDIVLDGLPPRPGVPDEQIMPAFRDQLIDAEVDAILTYLKTWWTDEQREAQAEMTAAECGGN